From a single Sphingosinicellaceae bacterium genomic region:
- a CDS encoding cytochrome P450: protein MGFRLKYDGQLDKVPDWRLSARDAAQVQFDLERLNPTSWWGRLRAAVWPSLQRFVLTLLQTFLPRLRIGRLLILTRFADIETVLNRADDFVVPFKPDMRALSPGATFMLGLPDPEHMRQHDAVSRCLQDPQLYEQLLNDTTAKARYLLESSGGRIDVMRDYFTRVAAETAITFLGLEVDDVDGFADWTLAMSAVIFADPFGDAAIRELSQHAAWRFGGFADLAIKTARAGRARGLVRELVNQRVLDDEEIRAVLFGLAVALVPTITLAAGNALSYLLSDPDAWQSAVSVADVPGEELQPIIAEAMRLRPPLNPGQFRYVPVATELPRRGWWRTRVPSGTVVLAATAQGLRDPRVYCRPRRFSPRRPRPNARLVFGDGIHTCMGAMVAMRQLEKLFAELLRLPGLRRAIGPDGLLHSITPFPRRLDMTFTQPREPAGHAMTTILVPLPEAEAGRVRAELSNLGNPAKQTVRDAFDEAGIVHFVSVSAVDVGTMQKADWRLVVEFNCDGTHEQAAARVAAFAPAGLREVIRAAGHDPGREGLAGFLLRHRLQESFSPFGNTGLSYNGSRDFSARQITQQRELAAFASDALDLHLQLNGGQSDRPIAALRFVRQLILGAVDASDQTVSTTLRDQLAVLQKRGGTLRSMLFVPSRKRLSFTDWQDRSWLAAAWAYLCSAQGQPAVLAIIAALLITMTLSWAALPTPATVLGWFGVATTVLLVGVSSLVAFLLVIGGAAYVALRRLEDRDRPDERDPDFALRKEISLLENAPGYAQNHILACSDIKPGPLRRLTFALAMWGISFFVEYRTRPGFILDMGTIHFARWIRIDKPEKLLFLSNYDGSWESYLEDFVTKAHQGQTAAWSHGEGFPRTRGLVGEGAKDGDRFKRWVKRQQRPTHFWYSRYPELTLDRVRLNAIIHHGLARAASDSTARQWIACFGSLQRPQAMIETGQIQSLVLHATPNRPDGCYLFVAFGDSTSRRRESLAGLLAGMAHLPAISFGECISERTGNCSFVTCGLSARGLRGLEFGDVDQVDGLASFPFAYVAGMRARANVLGDVHRETGWHWDDDELHGKPIDGVLVVNAVDARTRDLAQEAIAEWLSAHGGAIHHAVRTRPPTGQPRSRDHFGFRDGISQPAMRGTAAAARKKSANDLVEAGEFVLGYVGNQGYPALAMKICLERDPANQLPDVSQDPSRRFPSFDKGDVSSPFRDFGRNGSFLVIRQIVQEVPRFQEAISEQAAMLNDRYPNLSGLVGQKVDGDWVAGKMIGRWPDGTPLVERSRPSGHVAHPTNDFSFAAEDPRGLACPLGAHIRRSNPRDSLEPDAPGSISGSNRHRMLRRGRHYEIEGEGGKITERGLMFTAICGDIERQFEFVQQNWINNPNFHGLEDEVDAIVPSAGRAGRFTVPTEAGPIRFQHLHQFTRVVGGGYFFLPSRAALSFLCGEPTASQGSSSPLKAEWQIARSLPDVAM, encoded by the coding sequence ATGGGTTTCAGGCTGAAGTACGACGGTCAGCTGGACAAGGTACCGGACTGGCGCCTCAGCGCCCGTGACGCAGCCCAGGTCCAATTCGATCTCGAACGCCTGAACCCGACAAGCTGGTGGGGTCGGCTCCGCGCTGCCGTGTGGCCAAGCCTCCAGCGCTTCGTCCTCACGCTGCTGCAGACGTTCCTGCCTCGCCTGCGCATCGGCCGGCTGCTGATCCTGACCAGGTTCGCGGACATCGAAACCGTCCTGAACCGCGCCGACGACTTCGTGGTCCCCTTCAAGCCGGACATGCGCGCGCTCAGCCCCGGTGCGACCTTCATGCTCGGACTGCCCGATCCGGAACACATGCGACAGCACGATGCGGTGTCGCGGTGTCTCCAAGATCCGCAGCTCTACGAACAGCTGTTGAACGATACGACGGCGAAGGCGCGGTACCTGCTCGAGAGCTCCGGCGGACGTATCGACGTGATGCGCGACTACTTCACCCGGGTCGCCGCAGAGACGGCCATCACCTTTCTCGGGCTCGAAGTCGACGACGTCGACGGCTTCGCGGACTGGACCCTGGCGATGTCCGCCGTGATCTTCGCGGACCCGTTCGGCGACGCGGCGATCCGTGAGCTGTCCCAACATGCAGCATGGCGCTTCGGCGGCTTCGCCGACCTCGCGATCAAGACGGCCCGAGCCGGCAGGGCGCGTGGTCTCGTGCGGGAACTCGTGAACCAGCGCGTGCTCGACGACGAGGAGATCCGTGCGGTCCTGTTCGGGCTGGCGGTCGCGCTGGTGCCGACGATCACGCTGGCAGCCGGCAACGCCCTGTCCTACCTCCTGTCGGACCCGGACGCTTGGCAGAGCGCCGTCTCGGTCGCGGACGTGCCGGGCGAGGAGTTGCAGCCGATCATCGCCGAAGCGATGCGCTTGCGGCCGCCGCTCAATCCGGGTCAGTTCCGCTACGTTCCCGTCGCGACCGAGTTGCCGCGACGGGGCTGGTGGCGCACCCGCGTGCCGTCGGGTACGGTCGTGCTGGCCGCGACCGCCCAGGGCTTGCGCGATCCCCGCGTCTATTGCCGGCCGCGACGGTTCAGCCCGCGGCGTCCGAGACCCAACGCCCGCCTCGTCTTCGGGGACGGCATCCACACCTGCATGGGCGCAATGGTGGCGATGCGCCAACTCGAGAAGCTGTTCGCCGAGCTTCTGCGCCTTCCCGGGCTTCGTCGGGCGATCGGACCGGATGGTCTGCTTCACTCTATCACGCCCTTCCCACGACGCCTTGACATGACGTTCACGCAACCCCGCGAGCCGGCCGGGCATGCGATGACGACCATCCTGGTTCCGCTGCCCGAGGCTGAAGCCGGACGCGTTCGCGCCGAGCTGTCGAATCTCGGCAATCCCGCCAAACAAACCGTCCGCGACGCTTTCGACGAAGCCGGCATCGTCCACTTCGTTTCGGTTAGTGCCGTCGATGTCGGCACAATGCAGAAGGCGGACTGGCGACTGGTTGTAGAATTCAACTGCGACGGGACCCACGAGCAGGCGGCAGCAAGGGTGGCCGCCTTCGCACCGGCAGGATTGCGGGAGGTGATCAGAGCCGCCGGCCATGATCCGGGCCGGGAGGGTCTGGCCGGTTTTCTGCTCCGCCACCGTCTGCAGGAGAGCTTCAGTCCTTTCGGCAATACCGGCTTGAGCTACAACGGTAGCCGGGATTTCTCGGCCCGGCAGATAACGCAGCAGCGCGAGTTGGCTGCCTTCGCCAGCGATGCGCTCGATCTTCATCTCCAGCTCAACGGCGGACAAAGTGATCGGCCGATCGCCGCGCTACGTTTCGTCAGGCAGTTAATCCTAGGCGCGGTCGACGCGAGCGACCAGACGGTGTCGACGACGCTTCGCGACCAGCTCGCGGTCCTCCAGAAGCGCGGTGGCACCCTGCGTTCGATGCTGTTCGTGCCGAGCCGCAAGCGGCTAAGCTTCACCGACTGGCAGGACCGTTCATGGCTTGCGGCCGCCTGGGCGTATCTTTGCTCCGCCCAGGGCCAGCCAGCTGTTTTGGCGATCATCGCGGCGCTTCTGATCACGATGACGCTGAGCTGGGCAGCACTCCCCACCCCGGCGACAGTGCTCGGCTGGTTCGGCGTCGCCACGACCGTCCTGCTCGTCGGCGTATCGAGTCTGGTCGCCTTCCTCCTCGTGATCGGCGGCGCAGCCTACGTCGCGCTGCGTCGCCTCGAGGACAGGGACCGGCCGGACGAACGGGATCCGGACTTTGCCTTGCGCAAAGAGATCTCGCTGCTCGAAAACGCTCCAGGTTACGCCCAGAATCACATCCTGGCTTGTTCGGACATCAAACCCGGGCCGTTGCGACGGCTGACGTTCGCGCTGGCGATGTGGGGCATCAGTTTCTTCGTAGAGTATAGAACTCGCCCCGGTTTCATCCTGGACATGGGCACGATCCACTTCGCGCGCTGGATCAGGATCGACAAGCCGGAAAAGCTGTTGTTCCTCAGCAACTACGACGGCAGCTGGGAAAGCTACCTCGAGGACTTCGTCACCAAGGCTCACCAGGGACAGACCGCAGCCTGGTCTCACGGCGAAGGCTTTCCACGCACCCGCGGATTGGTCGGGGAGGGCGCGAAGGACGGGGACCGCTTCAAGCGCTGGGTCAAACGGCAGCAACGGCCGACCCACTTCTGGTACAGCCGCTACCCGGAGCTTACCCTCGACCGCGTTAGACTCAACGCCATCATCCATCATGGCCTCGCACGAGCCGCGAGCGACAGCACGGCGCGTCAGTGGATAGCCTGCTTCGGCTCGCTGCAGCGCCCGCAGGCCATGATCGAAACGGGTCAGATCCAGTCACTGGTGCTGCATGCCACGCCGAACCGCCCGGACGGTTGCTACCTGTTCGTCGCTTTCGGCGATAGCACCTCGCGCAGACGCGAGTCGCTGGCCGGCTTGCTCGCGGGAATGGCGCATCTGCCTGCCATCAGCTTCGGCGAGTGCATCAGCGAGCGCACGGGGAACTGTAGCTTTGTCACGTGCGGCTTGTCCGCACGTGGACTACGCGGGCTCGAATTCGGGGACGTGGATCAGGTGGACGGTCTGGCGAGCTTTCCCTTCGCCTATGTCGCCGGCATGCGGGCGCGGGCCAATGTGCTTGGGGACGTCCATCGCGAGACCGGGTGGCACTGGGATGACGATGAACTGCACGGCAAGCCGATCGACGGCGTCTTGGTCGTGAATGCGGTCGATGCCCGAACGCGCGACCTCGCTCAGGAGGCCATCGCCGAGTGGCTATCGGCTCACGGCGGTGCCATTCACCATGCCGTACGCACGCGGCCACCGACCGGACAACCACGGAGCCGCGATCACTTCGGCTTTCGCGATGGCATTTCACAGCCCGCAATGCGTGGCACCGCGGCGGCGGCGCGCAAAAAGTCTGCCAACGATCTGGTCGAGGCGGGCGAGTTCGTGCTCGGTTACGTCGGCAATCAGGGCTACCCGGCTCTTGCAATGAAAATCTGCCTGGAGCGCGATCCGGCAAATCAGCTGCCGGACGTCAGCCAGGATCCGTCCCGCCGCTTCCCGAGCTTCGACAAGGGAGACGTGTCTTCGCCGTTTCGCGATTTCGGGCGCAACGGAAGCTTTCTCGTGATCCGCCAGATCGTCCAGGAGGTCCCACGCTTTCAGGAGGCGATCTCAGAGCAGGCTGCAATGCTCAACGACCGCTACCCCAACCTGTCCGGCCTGGTCGGTCAGAAGGTGGATGGGGATTGGGTCGCCGGTAAGATGATCGGGCGCTGGCCGGACGGTACACCGCTCGTCGAAAGAAGCCGACCAAGCGGCCATGTCGCCCATCCTACCAATGACTTCTCCTTTGCCGCCGAAGACCCCCGCGGCCTTGCCTGTCCGCTCGGCGCACATATCCGCCGCTCAAATCCACGCGACAGCCTTGAACCGGATGCACCCGGCTCGATCAGCGGGAGCAACCGTCATCGCATGCTGCGTCGCGGGAGACACTACGAGATTGAGGGCGAGGGCGGGAAGATTACCGAACGTGGCCTCATGTTCACCGCTATCTGCGGTGACATCGAACGCCAGTTCGAATTCGTGCAGCAGAACTGGATCAACAATCCCAACTTCCACGGGCTCGAAGACGAGGTCGATGCCATTGTACCCTCGGCCGGTCGTGCCGGGCGATTTACCGTACCCACCGAGGCGGGTCCGATCCGTTTTCAGCATCTGCACCAGTTCACCCGCGTCGTTGGTGGCGGCTACTTCTTCCTACCAAGCCGGGCGGCACTGTCGTTCCTGTGTGGCGAGCCTACTGCTTCGCAGGGAAGCAGCTCGCCACTGAAGGCCGAGTGGCAGATCGCCCGTTCCCTTCCAGACGTGGCGATGTGA
- a CDS encoding peroxidase produces the protein MAIPSEMLDRPIDWRDPQLATLLARLQGNILKGHGRDQTLNLFLRFDSQQVAKVRIALKELGGHVTSALSQLEATEKFKSLGIGGATPVFIMISAAGYRALGVADTEIPADPQFRAGMKAQAAILHDPSPQSWEPKFAEEIHGLVVIADDSVTAVANAAAKIETRLTTAGIHVVGRDAGHALRRVDKGPGIEHFGYVDGRSQPLMLADDVAAERVSGGIGQWDPAFGPGRIALVADPASRAEDAYGSYLVYRKLEQDVRGFKRQEQQLAATLGLVGVDEERAGAMVVGRFEDGTPLAVQKSDTGVPPAANDFNYAGDLDGLKCPFQAHIRKVNPRGGTVDEFGAVEAQERAHLMPRRGIPFGERADDLDTISSLPRRGVGLLFMAYNQDISRQFEFTQSRWANEPDFIRADTGIDPIIGQLSPGETAVQQWRAHYGAPASAQVDADFHGFVTMRGGEYFFAPSLTFFAEL, from the coding sequence ATGGCAATTCCCAGTGAGATGTTGGACAGGCCGATCGATTGGCGAGATCCTCAACTGGCGACGTTACTCGCCCGCCTGCAAGGCAATATCCTCAAAGGACATGGTCGGGATCAGACCCTCAACCTGTTTTTGAGGTTCGACTCGCAGCAGGTGGCGAAGGTCCGGATCGCTCTCAAGGAGCTTGGCGGCCATGTAACGTCGGCGCTGAGCCAACTCGAGGCGACGGAGAAGTTCAAGTCCTTGGGCATCGGCGGGGCGACCCCTGTGTTCATCATGATCTCGGCGGCAGGTTATCGCGCCTTAGGCGTCGCGGACACGGAAATTCCGGCGGACCCGCAATTTCGGGCAGGCATGAAGGCGCAGGCCGCCATCCTGCACGACCCCTCGCCCCAATCATGGGAGCCCAAGTTCGCCGAGGAGATCCATGGCCTGGTCGTGATCGCCGATGACAGCGTCACGGCGGTTGCCAACGCTGCGGCCAAGATCGAGACCCGCCTGACCACGGCGGGCATCCACGTCGTCGGCCGCGATGCAGGTCACGCCCTGCGCCGCGTCGACAAGGGGCCTGGGATAGAGCACTTCGGCTATGTCGACGGTCGCAGCCAGCCCCTGATGCTTGCCGACGACGTTGCCGCCGAGCGGGTGTCGGGTGGCATCGGCCAGTGGGACCCCGCCTTCGGTCCCGGGCGGATCGCGCTGGTCGCCGACCCGGCATCCCGGGCCGAAGACGCGTACGGTAGCTACCTCGTCTATCGCAAACTCGAGCAGGACGTCCGCGGTTTCAAGCGTCAGGAGCAGCAGCTCGCGGCGACGCTCGGTCTGGTCGGTGTCGACGAAGAGCGGGCTGGAGCGATGGTGGTCGGGCGCTTCGAGGACGGGACGCCACTCGCGGTCCAGAAGTCCGACACCGGGGTTCCACCCGCGGCGAACGACTTCAACTATGCTGGCGATCTCGACGGCCTGAAATGTCCGTTCCAGGCGCATATCCGTAAGGTCAATCCACGCGGCGGCACCGTCGACGAGTTCGGAGCGGTTGAGGCGCAGGAGCGCGCGCACCTGATGCCAAGGCGGGGCATCCCGTTCGGCGAGCGTGCCGATGATCTCGATACCATCTCGTCACTACCGCGCCGCGGCGTGGGACTGCTATTCATGGCATACAATCAGGACATATCCCGGCAGTTCGAGTTCACTCAAAGCCGTTGGGCCAACGAACCCGACTTCATCCGCGCGGATACAGGGATCGACCCCATCATCGGACAGCTGTCTCCAGGCGAGACCGCCGTCCAGCAGTGGCGAGCTCACTACGGAGCGCCCGCCAGCGCGCAGGTCGACGCGGATTTCCATGGCTTCGTGACGATGCGCGGCGGTGAGTACTTCTTCGCCCCGTCGCTGACCTTCTTCGCCGAGCTGTAA
- a CDS encoding transposase, producing METSIAQNVGVDICKATLDVHLHPAGTARQFTNDAKGLKALLGWLADRRIARVVFEPTGRYHHNFERRLGSAGLPLAKVNPRQARRFAEAIGCNAKTDAVDAAMLARMGALLELPSRPIVSEILDDMKELQVARLGLVKDRTAAKNREHVCRSRLLKRHAAQRLAQIDRQIAAIDAELKASLSREPDLATRFEVLVSIPGIGETTAIAMLIEMPELGTLDSKQVASLAGLAPIARDSGQHRGKRHIRGGRAQLRHALYMPALVATRFNADMKAKYKALVAAGKPPKVAITAVMRKLVILANSLLKTGRNWTPKSA from the coding sequence ATGGAGACCAGTATAGCTCAGAATGTCGGCGTCGATATCTGCAAAGCGACGCTCGACGTTCACTTGCACCCGGCGGGCACAGCCCGCCAGTTCACCAATGATGCCAAAGGCCTCAAGGCCTTGCTGGGCTGGCTTGCAGATCGTCGCATCGCCCGCGTCGTCTTCGAGCCGACCGGACGCTACCACCACAACTTCGAGCGCCGGCTCGGTAGTGCCGGCTTGCCGCTTGCCAAGGTCAACCCGCGCCAGGCCCGGCGCTTTGCCGAGGCAATCGGCTGCAACGCCAAGACCGATGCAGTCGACGCCGCGATGCTGGCACGCATGGGTGCCTTGCTCGAGCTGCCGTCGCGGCCAATCGTCAGCGAGATCCTCGACGATATGAAGGAGTTGCAGGTTGCCAGGCTCGGCCTGGTCAAGGACCGGACCGCTGCAAAGAACCGCGAGCATGTTTGTCGCTCGCGGCTTTTGAAACGCCACGCCGCGCAGCGGCTTGCCCAGATCGACCGGCAGATCGCCGCGATCGACGCCGAGCTGAAAGCCAGCCTGTCCCGCGAGCCGGACCTTGCAACGCGCTTCGAGGTTCTCGTCTCCATTCCCGGTATCGGCGAGACTACGGCGATCGCCATGCTCATCGAAATGCCCGAACTCGGAACGCTCGACAGCAAGCAGGTCGCGTCGCTGGCCGGCCTCGCACCAATCGCCCGCGACAGCGGGCAGCACCGCGGCAAGCGTCATATCCGGGGCGGACGAGCCCAGCTGCGACACGCGCTTTACATGCCCGCGCTCGTCGCCACCCGGTTCAACGCCGACATGAAGGCTAAATATAAGGCTCTCGTTGCTGCCGGAAAACCGCCGAAAGTAGCCATCACAGCGGTCATGCGTAAGCTCGTCATCCTGGCAAACTCGCTGCTCAAAACAGGCAGAAACTGGACACCGAAATCCGCTTGA
- a CDS encoding cupin domain-containing protein, giving the protein MSGYYRRNAPSRLAGAVATFAPGARTPWKVNPLGQTLIVTDGMGWAQCGGEAIVEIRAGDVIWCPPGERHWEGATPDEAMTYLAIHEGTVEFTGKVTDEEYRKGPSITSFRS; this is encoded by the coding sequence ATCAGCGGATATTACCGGCGCAACGCGCCAAGCCGGCTGGCCGGAGCAGTCGCCACGTTCGCCCCTGGTGCCCGGACGCCCTGGAAGGTGAACCCTCTGGGTCAGACATTGATCGTGACCGATGGTATGGGCTGGGCGCAATGCGGGGGCGAGGCGATCGTCGAGATCCGCGCCGGCGATGTGATCTGGTGTCCGCCCGGGGAGAGGCATTGGGAAGGTGCCACGCCCGATGAGGCCATGACCTACCTGGCCATTCACGAGGGAACGGTCGAGTTCACAGGCAAGGTGACCGACGAGGAGTATCGAAAGGGGCCATCGATCACCTCTTTTCGGTCGTAA
- a CDS encoding transposase family protein: MNDQLLPRYNYPIGTIIRIDGRPHKPPVYAVPGRLMLMDCHTGQPFLIPDGHGGTAMPTDDDYDRLVVDDRIDVTLPENVVASRLLAATAEFDMSDLEEIDPGLRKSIAQVEVLDANGIKNGVKAIADGLAEHWTPALRDEHGEPDNAHTIKRWRSERGKPGARRPKLMVRLSGKVPRAPYLDDTAEEIRQKHALDTVQTKRSMTGGYSLAATELREVNMGMSVLYPTPEKPYPIFSYDAFRRSCIALRGSDTVAARDGKEMVKSTMRGGGQPLTASRILEKVIIDHTPLGAFVVIDIERDIVAGRPWLTFAIDVHSRAIVAWVITFRPPSYATVCETLRRMNLPKRPPAVDAERYPILKRICGKPTEIIVDNASEFTCHGMEDATKSAGISVRWCPIKSPTYRAVGERVNGTVERKMLEHLPGAAGTILENERSGHDGQDYAAVTINEIEALCNKAIAELHTEINEGIGCQPALKWQKSANRHGIDVMGDVRRFRLDTLDVQQNVRITKSGARMFNGLRYFCHAGVPRLIDNNLRFEPRRQAKVDASVVTKVKFDPENIAVVHAWDKTTKSYVELKCQNETYADGMPLWFHRDLVALAAKEATAEPEDSAKPRAKRLAQAADGDIPPPSLRRLSQIDQDEAAPRGFNTEAERLEARARRITAVRNIAPGAKHRERLTLAKLLEIPRLRRITGNIVHLDTDYAASASIDDFISHDSAALTALDAEILAPRSVPRRKARPGRFDRDGHVDTRDAGKPRDPRAGAAPPAGGEDDVLQPSRRRRSGGAAA, encoded by the coding sequence GTGAACGACCAGCTCCTTCCTAGATACAACTACCCCATTGGCACGATCATCAGGATCGACGGCCGGCCTCACAAGCCGCCCGTGTACGCGGTCCCAGGTCGCCTGATGCTGATGGACTGCCACACCGGCCAGCCCTTCCTCATCCCCGACGGCCATGGCGGCACCGCGATGCCGACCGACGACGACTACGACCGTCTCGTCGTCGACGACCGCATCGACGTGACGCTCCCGGAGAACGTGGTCGCCTCCCGCCTGCTCGCCGCCACGGCCGAGTTCGACATGTCCGATCTCGAGGAGATCGATCCGGGTCTGCGCAAGTCCATCGCGCAGGTGGAGGTGCTCGACGCCAACGGCATCAAGAACGGGGTCAAGGCGATCGCCGACGGCCTGGCCGAGCATTGGACCCCAGCCCTTCGTGACGAACACGGCGAGCCCGACAACGCGCACACGATCAAGCGCTGGCGCTCGGAGCGCGGCAAGCCCGGTGCGCGACGGCCCAAGCTGATGGTCCGCCTTTCGGGCAAGGTGCCGCGGGCACCCTACCTCGACGACACGGCCGAGGAGATCCGCCAGAAGCACGCCCTCGACACCGTGCAGACGAAGCGGTCGATGACGGGTGGCTACTCGCTGGCCGCTACTGAGCTGCGCGAGGTCAACATGGGCATGAGCGTCCTCTATCCCACGCCGGAAAAGCCGTATCCGATCTTCTCCTACGACGCCTTCCGCCGCTCCTGCATCGCGTTGCGGGGTTCGGACACCGTCGCGGCCCGCGACGGCAAGGAGATGGTCAAGAGCACAATGCGCGGCGGCGGCCAGCCGCTGACCGCGAGCCGCATCCTCGAAAAGGTCATCATCGACCACACCCCACTCGGGGCCTTCGTCGTCATCGACATCGAACGCGACATCGTCGCGGGCAGGCCTTGGCTCACCTTCGCAATCGACGTCCACAGCCGCGCAATCGTCGCGTGGGTGATCACCTTCCGTCCACCGAGCTACGCCACCGTGTGCGAGACGTTGCGGCGCATGAACCTGCCCAAGCGGCCGCCGGCCGTCGACGCCGAGCGCTACCCGATCCTCAAGCGCATCTGCGGCAAGCCCACCGAGATCATCGTGGACAACGCGTCCGAGTTCACCTGTCACGGCATGGAGGACGCGACCAAGTCGGCCGGCATCTCTGTCCGCTGGTGCCCAATCAAGTCGCCAACCTACCGCGCCGTCGGCGAGCGCGTGAACGGCACCGTCGAGCGCAAGATGCTCGAGCACCTGCCTGGCGCGGCCGGCACCATCCTTGAAAACGAGCGCTCCGGTCATGACGGGCAGGATTACGCCGCGGTCACGATCAACGAGATCGAGGCGCTGTGCAACAAGGCTATCGCCGAGCTGCACACCGAGATCAACGAGGGCATAGGATGCCAGCCGGCGCTCAAGTGGCAGAAGTCGGCCAACCGGCACGGCATCGACGTGATGGGCGACGTCCGCCGCTTCCGTCTCGACACGCTTGACGTCCAGCAGAACGTCCGCATCACCAAGAGCGGCGCCCGCATGTTCAACGGCCTCCGCTACTTCTGCCACGCCGGCGTCCCGCGGCTGATCGACAACAACCTGCGCTTCGAACCGCGCCGCCAAGCCAAGGTCGACGCGTCGGTCGTCACCAAGGTCAAGTTCGATCCGGAGAACATTGCCGTGGTCCACGCCTGGGACAAGACCACGAAGTCCTACGTCGAACTTAAGTGCCAGAACGAGACGTACGCCGACGGCATGCCGCTCTGGTTCCACCGCGATCTGGTGGCGCTCGCGGCAAAGGAGGCCACCGCCGAGCCTGAGGACAGTGCGAAGCCCCGGGCGAAGAGGCTCGCCCAGGCGGCCGACGGCGACATCCCGCCGCCGTCGCTGCGCCGCCTGTCGCAGATCGACCAGGACGAGGCCGCACCCCGGGGTTTCAACACCGAGGCCGAGCGCCTAGAGGCCCGGGCGCGCCGGATTACCGCGGTCCGCAACATCGCCCCGGGTGCCAAGCACCGCGAGCGACTTACCTTGGCCAAGCTCTTGGAGATCCCTCGCCTGCGTCGGATCACCGGCAACATCGTCCACCTCGACACCGACTACGCCGCGTCCGCCTCGATCGACGACTTCATCTCGCATGACAGCGCGGCGTTGACCGCACTCGACGCCGAAATACTCGCGCCTAGGTCGGTACCGCGGCGGAAGGCGCGTCCGGGGCGCTTCGACCGTGATGGCCATGTCGACACCCGTGACGCCGGCAAACCCAGGGACCCGAGGGCCGGCGCCGCACCGCCGGCTGGCGGCGAGGACGACGTCCTGCAACCAAGCCGCCGTCGTCGCAGCGGCGGCGCGGCCGCCTGA
- a CDS encoding TniB family NTP-binding protein produces the protein MTYEAPDQLDDPDFDLDALQQRVSVLTGKPLDPTKLTGHLLVAYRRLIVRGIRSPYAPQTEMDETFEEMRVAAPLLRMARMPQPCVKILAPSYTGKSVGARDYVRRIKVALGESTASAVYVKLDSDGSVGSLAADILRALGEPRPESLTPDKRWARARRCIKDRKVDLMILDEFQRAGRRLTIHPVIATKILDILDDGDCAIAFVGKLKAKAIFKATDDLGNRLDTPVSIGRLMWGIHQAEFTAFADAFDEALVDAGVITSKAGLGAPVIAQLLLESASGLIGQFSRIIETAVINITRDGHSGITRQDLSDAVQDWAVGNERLAYNPFDGTQPQSVPRSAREDAHRTVGRDDGNGVDADDDHEGDVP, from the coding sequence ATGACCTATGAAGCGCCTGATCAGCTCGACGACCCTGACTTCGACCTCGACGCCCTGCAACAGAGGGTATCGGTCCTGACGGGTAAACCACTGGACCCGACTAAGCTGACCGGTCACCTGCTCGTCGCCTATCGGCGCCTGATCGTCCGGGGCATCCGTAGCCCCTACGCGCCGCAGACCGAGATGGACGAGACGTTCGAGGAGATGCGGGTCGCCGCACCGCTCCTGCGAATGGCGCGGATGCCCCAGCCCTGCGTCAAGATCCTCGCGCCCAGCTACACCGGCAAGAGCGTTGGCGCACGTGACTACGTCAGGCGCATCAAGGTCGCGCTCGGCGAATCCACCGCTTCGGCCGTCTACGTGAAGCTCGACAGCGATGGCTCCGTCGGCTCGCTTGCCGCCGACATCCTGCGCGCGCTCGGTGAACCCAGGCCCGAGAGCCTCACTCCCGATAAGCGCTGGGCCCGGGCCCGCCGTTGCATCAAGGATCGCAAGGTCGACCTCATGATCCTAGACGAGTTCCAGCGGGCCGGCCGGCGCCTGACGATCCACCCCGTGATCGCGACGAAGATCCTCGACATCCTCGACGACGGCGACTGCGCGATCGCGTTCGTCGGCAAGCTCAAGGCGAAGGCGATCTTCAAGGCGACGGATGACCTCGGCAACCGCCTGGACACCCCGGTGAGCATCGGCCGTCTGATGTGGGGCATACACCAAGCGGAGTTCACCGCTTTCGCCGATGCGTTCGACGAGGCGCTCGTCGATGCCGGCGTGATCACGTCCAAGGCCGGCCTCGGCGCGCCCGTCATCGCCCAGCTTCTCCTCGAGTCCGCAAGCGGCTTGATCGGGCAGTTCAGCCGGATAATCGAGACCGCAGTCATCAACATCACCCGCGACGGCCACAGCGGCATAACACGTCAGGACCTCTCCGACGCCGTCCAGGACTGGGCCGTGGGCAACGAGCGACTCGCCTACAACCCGTTCGACGGCACGCAGCCGCAGAGCGTGCCCCGGTCTGCCAGGGAGGATGCACACCGGACCGTCGGGAGAGACGATGGGAACGGCGTCGACGCCGACGATGATCATGAGGGGGACGTCCCATGA
- a CDS encoding TIGR01244 family phosphatase: MFINLTENIAVAGQIAPADLITAAAQGFVAVVNNRPDGEEAGQPTSATMREAALAAGLRYDAIPIDQSGLSMPQVEAMAAVLDAAGEGRVLAWCRSGTRSTHLWALAEASRGGDPDVIVAAAATGRYDVSGLLPTLRKLSGQ, translated from the coding sequence ATGTTCATCAATCTCACCGAAAACATCGCCGTTGCCGGGCAGATTGCGCCCGCCGACCTGATCACGGCCGCCGCCCAAGGCTTCGTCGCGGTGGTCAACAATCGGCCCGATGGCGAAGAGGCCGGTCAGCCGACGAGCGCAACGATGCGCGAGGCGGCGTTGGCGGCGGGCCTGCGCTACGACGCGATCCCCATCGACCAGAGCGGACTCTCGATGCCGCAGGTCGAGGCGATGGCCGCGGTCCTCGACGCCGCCGGTGAAGGCCGCGTGCTGGCCTGGTGCCGGTCGGGGACGCGTTCAACGCATCTGTGGGCGCTCGCCGAGGCGAGCCGGGGGGGTGACCCCGACGTTATTGTCGCAGCCGCCGCGACGGGCCGTTACGACGTCTCCGGGCTGCTCCCGACGCTGCGGAAACTTAGCGGGCAGTGA